The following are encoded together in the Cicer arietinum cultivar CDC Frontier isolate Library 1 chromosome 2, Cicar.CDCFrontier_v2.0, whole genome shotgun sequence genome:
- the LOC101512598 gene encoding uncharacterized protein At3g49140 isoform X4 — translation MSKQGYHPLEELKVSNDIPPAKLSNAQIARTAVEANKNALLVFPGTVHAEPHEQISWAEFQYLIDGDGDIYFEIFDDANLLEDRGAHNPVTALIGMDIPMYDNRRIISEYDIFNGGIGYTDEFPFDDDYIEVPEIEEFNTPLNWGLSDNSSSLHPIYFSKCLEKAINTECDKRVNHPSNGVSILGYLRPAYADEESYIRMIYDTEDGDGYNSDWKDFYSNNNNDQRDTNLILYRLEIEKIKLHCVYGSQSEINFQEFRRAEPDTLVYSSLEILEHFNQNCHDALRAFCKKKGLNVEGAHLIGVDCLGVDVRVFSGTEVKTHRFPFKVRVYIYHMRPSHTGRGFEQDSPEGMNIKQTYSTITLQQMQ, via the exons ATGAGTAAACAGGGTTATCATCCTCTTGAAGAACTGAAAGTTTCCAATGATATTCCACCAGCTAAACTCTCTAATGCTCAAATAGCAAGAACTGCTGTTGAG GCTAATAAAAACGCTTTGCTAGTATTTCCTGGAACGGTACACGCTGAACCACATGAACAGATTTCATGGGCTGAGTTTCAATATCTTATTGATGGTGATGGAG ATATATACTTTGAAATATTTGATGATGCAAACCTTTTGGAAGATCGCGGGGCACATAATCCTGTG ACTGCTTTGATTGGAATGGATATCCCAATGTATGACAATAGAAGGATTATTAGTGAATATGACATTTTCAATGGTGGCATTGGCTACACTGATGAATTCCCATTTGATGATGATTACATTGAG GTTCCGGAAATTGAAGAGTTTAATACTCCTTTGAATTGGGGACTGTCAGATAATAGTAGCTCACTTCATCCAATTTACTTTTCAAAGTGCTTGGAAAAG GCTATTAACACGGAATGTGATAAAAGAGTGAATCATCCTTCAAATGGTGTTTCTATTCTAGGCTACCTTAGACCTGCTTATGCTGATGAAGAGTCCTATATAAGAATGATATATGACACTGAAGATGGTGATGGATACAACTCAGATTGGAAAG ATTTTtactcaaataataataatgatcaaAGAGACACTAATTTGATACTCTATCGGTTGGAGATCGAGAAAATCAAGCTACACTGTGTGTATGGATCTCAG TCTGAAATTAATTTTCAGGAGTTTCGACGTGCTGAACCTGATACTCTTGTATACTCTTCTTTGGAAATTCTGGAACATTTCAACCAAAACTGTCATGATGCACTTCGAGCTTTTTGCAAAAAGAAAGGTCTCAATGTTGAG GGAGCACACTTGATTGGGGTTGACTGCCTAGGCGTGGATGTTAGAGTTTTTTCAGGGACAGAAGTAAAAACCCATCGCTTTCCATTCAAAGTCCGG GTATATATATACCACATGCGTCCATCACATACGGGAAGGGGATTTGAACAAGATTCTCCAGAAGGAATGAACATAAAACAAACCTACAGTACAATCACATTGCAGCAAATgcaatga
- the LOC101512598 gene encoding uncharacterized protein At3g49140 isoform X3 yields MAIIAAASSSLLPFASEGICYPISYGITCNSIKSPIDGRRVHDLTDTRCKNSIFGSPRFLWLSTGHDFLSKICVAADYSDSIPDSSSYMSKQGYHPLEELKVSNDIPPAKLSNAQIARTAVEANKNALLVFPGTVHAEPHEQISWAEFQYLIDGDGDIYFEIFDDANLLEDRGAHNPVTALIGMDIPMYDNRRIISEYDIFNGGIGYTDEFPFDDDYIEVPEIEEFNTPLNWGLSDNSSSLHPIYFSKCLEKAINTECDKRVNHPSNGVSILGYLRPAYADEESYIRMIYDTEDGDGYNSDWKDFYSNNNNDQRDTNLILYRLEIEKIKLHCVYGSQEFRRAEPDTLVYSSLEILEHFNQNCHDALRAFCKKKGLNVEGAHLIGVDCLGVDVRVFSGTEVKTHRFPFKVRVYIYHMRPSHTGRGFEQDSPEGMNIKQTYSTITLQQMQ; encoded by the exons ATGGCTATTATAGCTGCTGCTTCTTCTTCACTACTTCCCTTTGCCTCTG AAGGGATATGTTACCCAATATCATATGGAATAACTTGCAACTCAATCAAATCCCCTATTGATGGGCGAAGGGTGCATGATCTTACCGACACAAG ATgcaaaaattcaatatttggATCGCCACGCTTCCTTTGGCTATCCACGGGGCATGATTTCCTTTCAAAGATTTGTGTTGCTGCTGACTATTCAGATTCTATACCTGATTCTTCTAGTTACATGAGTAAACAGGGTTATCATCCTCTTGAAGAACTGAAAGTTTCCAATGATATTCCACCAGCTAAACTCTCTAATGCTCAAATAGCAAGAACTGCTGTTGAG GCTAATAAAAACGCTTTGCTAGTATTTCCTGGAACGGTACACGCTGAACCACATGAACAGATTTCATGGGCTGAGTTTCAATATCTTATTGATGGTGATGGAG ATATATACTTTGAAATATTTGATGATGCAAACCTTTTGGAAGATCGCGGGGCACATAATCCTGTG ACTGCTTTGATTGGAATGGATATCCCAATGTATGACAATAGAAGGATTATTAGTGAATATGACATTTTCAATGGTGGCATTGGCTACACTGATGAATTCCCATTTGATGATGATTACATTGAG GTTCCGGAAATTGAAGAGTTTAATACTCCTTTGAATTGGGGACTGTCAGATAATAGTAGCTCACTTCATCCAATTTACTTTTCAAAGTGCTTGGAAAAG GCTATTAACACGGAATGTGATAAAAGAGTGAATCATCCTTCAAATGGTGTTTCTATTCTAGGCTACCTTAGACCTGCTTATGCTGATGAAGAGTCCTATATAAGAATGATATATGACACTGAAGATGGTGATGGATACAACTCAGATTGGAAAG ATTTTtactcaaataataataatgatcaaAGAGACACTAATTTGATACTCTATCGGTTGGAGATCGAGAAAATCAAGCTACACTGTGTGTATGGATCTCAG GAGTTTCGACGTGCTGAACCTGATACTCTTGTATACTCTTCTTTGGAAATTCTGGAACATTTCAACCAAAACTGTCATGATGCACTTCGAGCTTTTTGCAAAAAGAAAGGTCTCAATGTTGAG GGAGCACACTTGATTGGGGTTGACTGCCTAGGCGTGGATGTTAGAGTTTTTTCAGGGACAGAAGTAAAAACCCATCGCTTTCCATTCAAAGTCCGG GTATATATATACCACATGCGTCCATCACATACGGGAAGGGGATTTGAACAAGATTCTCCAGAAGGAATGAACATAAAACAAACCTACAGTACAATCACATTGCAGCAAATgcaatga
- the LOC101512598 gene encoding uncharacterized protein At3g49140 isoform X2, with product MAIIAAASSSLLPFASEGICYPISYGITCNSIKSPIDGRRVHDLTDTRCKNSIFGSPRFLWLSTGHDFLSKICVAADYSDSIPDSSSYMSKQGYHPLEELKVSNDIPPAKLSNAQIARTAVEANKNALLVFPGTVHAEPHEQISWAEFQYLIDGDGDIYFEIFDDANLLEDRGAHNPVTALIGMDIPMYDNRRIISEYDIFNGGIGYTDEFPFDDDYIEVPEIEEFNTPLNWGLSDNSSSLHPIYFSKCLEKAINTECDKRVNHPSNGVSILGYLRPAYADEESYIRMIYDTEDGDGYNSDWKDFYSNNNNDQRDTNLILYRLEIEKIKLHCVYGSQSEINFQEFRRAEPDTLVYSSLEILEHFNQNCHDALRAFCKKKGLNVEGAHLIGVDCLGVDVRVFSGTEVKTHRFPFKVRAKSESMAEKQIVQLLYPRSWRKKHMQAWRSARNRA from the exons ATGGCTATTATAGCTGCTGCTTCTTCTTCACTACTTCCCTTTGCCTCTG AAGGGATATGTTACCCAATATCATATGGAATAACTTGCAACTCAATCAAATCCCCTATTGATGGGCGAAGGGTGCATGATCTTACCGACACAAG ATgcaaaaattcaatatttggATCGCCACGCTTCCTTTGGCTATCCACGGGGCATGATTTCCTTTCAAAGATTTGTGTTGCTGCTGACTATTCAGATTCTATACCTGATTCTTCTAGTTACATGAGTAAACAGGGTTATCATCCTCTTGAAGAACTGAAAGTTTCCAATGATATTCCACCAGCTAAACTCTCTAATGCTCAAATAGCAAGAACTGCTGTTGAG GCTAATAAAAACGCTTTGCTAGTATTTCCTGGAACGGTACACGCTGAACCACATGAACAGATTTCATGGGCTGAGTTTCAATATCTTATTGATGGTGATGGAG ATATATACTTTGAAATATTTGATGATGCAAACCTTTTGGAAGATCGCGGGGCACATAATCCTGTG ACTGCTTTGATTGGAATGGATATCCCAATGTATGACAATAGAAGGATTATTAGTGAATATGACATTTTCAATGGTGGCATTGGCTACACTGATGAATTCCCATTTGATGATGATTACATTGAG GTTCCGGAAATTGAAGAGTTTAATACTCCTTTGAATTGGGGACTGTCAGATAATAGTAGCTCACTTCATCCAATTTACTTTTCAAAGTGCTTGGAAAAG GCTATTAACACGGAATGTGATAAAAGAGTGAATCATCCTTCAAATGGTGTTTCTATTCTAGGCTACCTTAGACCTGCTTATGCTGATGAAGAGTCCTATATAAGAATGATATATGACACTGAAGATGGTGATGGATACAACTCAGATTGGAAAG ATTTTtactcaaataataataatgatcaaAGAGACACTAATTTGATACTCTATCGGTTGGAGATCGAGAAAATCAAGCTACACTGTGTGTATGGATCTCAG TCTGAAATTAATTTTCAGGAGTTTCGACGTGCTGAACCTGATACTCTTGTATACTCTTCTTTGGAAATTCTGGAACATTTCAACCAAAACTGTCATGATGCACTTCGAGCTTTTTGCAAAAAGAAAGGTCTCAATGTTGAG GGAGCACACTTGATTGGGGTTGACTGCCTAGGCGTGGATGTTAGAGTTTTTTCAGGGACAGAAGTAAAAACCCATCGCTTTCCATTCAAAGTCCGG GCCAAGTCAGAATCTATGGCTGAAAAGCAGATTGTTCAACTTTTGTATCCCCGGTCTTGGCGAAAAAAGCATATGCAGGCATGGCGGAGTGCTCGAAATCGAGCATGA
- the LOC101512598 gene encoding uncharacterized protein At3g49140 isoform X1, whose protein sequence is MAIIAAASSSLLPFASEGICYPISYGITCNSIKSPIDGRRVHDLTDTRCKNSIFGSPRFLWLSTGHDFLSKICVAADYSDSIPDSSSYMSKQGYHPLEELKVSNDIPPAKLSNAQIARTAVEANKNALLVFPGTVHAEPHEQISWAEFQYLIDGDGDIYFEIFDDANLLEDRGAHNPVTALIGMDIPMYDNRRIISEYDIFNGGIGYTDEFPFDDDYIEVPEIEEFNTPLNWGLSDNSSSLHPIYFSKCLEKAINTECDKRVNHPSNGVSILGYLRPAYADEESYIRMIYDTEDGDGYNSDWKDFYSNNNNDQRDTNLILYRLEIEKIKLHCVYGSQSEINFQEFRRAEPDTLVYSSLEILEHFNQNCHDALRAFCKKKGLNVEGAHLIGVDCLGVDVRVFSGTEVKTHRFPFKVRVYIYHMRPSHTGRGFEQDSPEGMNIKQTYSTITLQQMQ, encoded by the exons ATGGCTATTATAGCTGCTGCTTCTTCTTCACTACTTCCCTTTGCCTCTG AAGGGATATGTTACCCAATATCATATGGAATAACTTGCAACTCAATCAAATCCCCTATTGATGGGCGAAGGGTGCATGATCTTACCGACACAAG ATgcaaaaattcaatatttggATCGCCACGCTTCCTTTGGCTATCCACGGGGCATGATTTCCTTTCAAAGATTTGTGTTGCTGCTGACTATTCAGATTCTATACCTGATTCTTCTAGTTACATGAGTAAACAGGGTTATCATCCTCTTGAAGAACTGAAAGTTTCCAATGATATTCCACCAGCTAAACTCTCTAATGCTCAAATAGCAAGAACTGCTGTTGAG GCTAATAAAAACGCTTTGCTAGTATTTCCTGGAACGGTACACGCTGAACCACATGAACAGATTTCATGGGCTGAGTTTCAATATCTTATTGATGGTGATGGAG ATATATACTTTGAAATATTTGATGATGCAAACCTTTTGGAAGATCGCGGGGCACATAATCCTGTG ACTGCTTTGATTGGAATGGATATCCCAATGTATGACAATAGAAGGATTATTAGTGAATATGACATTTTCAATGGTGGCATTGGCTACACTGATGAATTCCCATTTGATGATGATTACATTGAG GTTCCGGAAATTGAAGAGTTTAATACTCCTTTGAATTGGGGACTGTCAGATAATAGTAGCTCACTTCATCCAATTTACTTTTCAAAGTGCTTGGAAAAG GCTATTAACACGGAATGTGATAAAAGAGTGAATCATCCTTCAAATGGTGTTTCTATTCTAGGCTACCTTAGACCTGCTTATGCTGATGAAGAGTCCTATATAAGAATGATATATGACACTGAAGATGGTGATGGATACAACTCAGATTGGAAAG ATTTTtactcaaataataataatgatcaaAGAGACACTAATTTGATACTCTATCGGTTGGAGATCGAGAAAATCAAGCTACACTGTGTGTATGGATCTCAG TCTGAAATTAATTTTCAGGAGTTTCGACGTGCTGAACCTGATACTCTTGTATACTCTTCTTTGGAAATTCTGGAACATTTCAACCAAAACTGTCATGATGCACTTCGAGCTTTTTGCAAAAAGAAAGGTCTCAATGTTGAG GGAGCACACTTGATTGGGGTTGACTGCCTAGGCGTGGATGTTAGAGTTTTTTCAGGGACAGAAGTAAAAACCCATCGCTTTCCATTCAAAGTCCGG GTATATATATACCACATGCGTCCATCACATACGGGAAGGGGATTTGAACAAGATTCTCCAGAAGGAATGAACATAAAACAAACCTACAGTACAATCACATTGCAGCAAATgcaatga